In Lentilitoribacter sp. Alg239-R112, the following proteins share a genomic window:
- the ilvA gene encoding threonine ammonia-lyase IlvA, which translates to MSGFRSNVEMANKELRVLFAPTPLQKNEHLSKMYDADIYLKREDLSPVRSYKIRGAFNAMRKALAANPDLSTFVCASAGNHAQGVAFACKHFGVRGVIFMPVTTPEQKINKTSIFGGDQVEIKLVGDYFDDTLHAAQEFCEHEGAQFLPPYDADDVIEGQATVIAEIMEQLAQLEPDMLIVPVGGGGLSAGLVKFMGEGDNDVAFRFAEPSGGRSLFSTLCAGSIVTLDYVDNFVDGAAVARIGDRNYEALKHVDPDHVIGVDERRLCTTMVEMLNIEGIVLEPAGALTIDALKDLKDEIRGKTIICITSGGNFDFERLPDVKERAMRYEGRKKYLILRLPQRPGALKDFLSLLGPDDDIARFEYLKKSARNFGAVLIGLETKNPEGFPELFARLNDNGFSFQDITDNDMLAEILV; encoded by the coding sequence ATGTCAGGCTTTAGATCTAATGTGGAAATGGCGAACAAAGAACTTCGTGTGCTGTTTGCTCCCACGCCATTGCAGAAGAACGAGCATCTTTCAAAAATGTATGATGCTGATATTTATCTCAAGCGAGAAGATTTAAGCCCTGTAAGATCTTATAAAATTCGGGGTGCTTTTAATGCCATGCGTAAGGCGCTTGCGGCTAATCCCGATCTGTCAACATTTGTGTGTGCCTCTGCGGGTAATCATGCGCAAGGCGTAGCATTTGCATGTAAGCATTTTGGTGTTCGCGGCGTTATATTCATGCCCGTTACAACGCCTGAGCAGAAAATCAATAAAACCTCGATCTTTGGTGGTGACCAGGTCGAGATTAAACTCGTGGGAGATTATTTTGACGACACACTCCACGCAGCACAAGAATTTTGCGAGCACGAAGGTGCTCAGTTTTTGCCTCCTTATGATGCAGATGATGTAATTGAAGGGCAGGCTACTGTTATTGCCGAAATTATGGAGCAGTTGGCGCAATTAGAACCAGATATGCTGATCGTACCTGTGGGTGGCGGTGGATTATCAGCAGGTTTGGTCAAGTTTATGGGCGAGGGCGACAATGACGTTGCATTCCGCTTTGCAGAACCTTCAGGGGGGCGTAGCCTGTTTTCCACCCTTTGCGCAGGTAGCATTGTTACGCTCGATTACGTCGATAATTTCGTAGATGGCGCTGCGGTGGCTCGTATTGGTGACCGAAATTATGAGGCGTTAAAACATGTAGACCCTGATCATGTGATTGGTGTTGACGAACGGCGTCTCTGCACGACAATGGTTGAGATGCTGAATATTGAGGGTATTGTGCTTGAGCCAGCAGGCGCGCTCACGATTGACGCGTTGAAGGATCTTAAAGATGAAATCAGGGGTAAGACAATCATCTGCATCACGTCCGGTGGTAATTTTGATTTTGAACGTCTGCCAGATGTCAAAGAACGCGCGATGCGTTATGAGGGGCGGAAAAAATATCTGATTTTGCGATTACCACAACGTCCGGGCGCATTGAAAGACTTTCTGAGCCTGCTGGGTCCTGATGATGATATTGCCCGTTTTGAATATCTCAAGAAATCAGCCCGAAATTTTGGTGCCGTACTGATTGGTTTGGAAACAAAAAATCCGGAAGGGTTTCCGGAACTCTTTGCGCGTTTGAACGATAACGGTTTTTCGTTTCAAGATATCACTGATAATGACATGTTGGCGGAAATTCTGGTTTAA